The sequence tcttttctttttttccagaaaGAAAGTGAacatatttatttgtttgatcaTTTCTAAATTACTCATGCTTTATTTTACAGATGCCAGACATGTTGAACTGGTTTGGGTGGTGCACATGGGATGCTTTCTACACTGATGTGACTTCAGAGGGCCTGAAGCAAGGATTACAGAGGTACTGATTTTCTCACTGTGGACAGTATCTTCAATGCTCGATGTTAGCATTATGCAGACGGTCACAACtgttttgtctttttgcaGCCTAGAAGATGGTGGAGTACCTCCAAAGTTTGTTATCATTGATGACGGATGGCAGTCAGTCGACATGGATTCCTCTGGTATTGGATACGAAGCTGATAACGCAGCAAAGTGAGCACTTTGGTCCACAGTACTAtcattttgatgttttttCACCTTTATGTGTTGATTGGCTTATAGGTTTTCTTACATAATtacatttgttattttcttgtttttcagCTTTGCAAACAGGTtaacaaacataaaagaaaaccaCAAATTTCAGAAGGATGGTAAAGAGGGTCACAGAGTAGAGGATCCTGCTTTGGGCCTTCGCCACATTGTTAccgaaattaaagaaaaacacgCTTTGAAGTAAGtcataatatttgaattttctgACTTTGGCTGCGATAATCATTTAGTTGATTAGGGATTAATTCTGTTTGTTTCTCAAAATTTCAGGTATGCTTATGTGTGGCATGCTATAACTGGATATTGGGGTGGTGTTAGACCTGGTGTTACTGAAATGAAACACTACGATTCCAAGTTGTCCTACCCTATTTCATCTCCAGGAATTGAGTCTAATGAGCATTGTGATGCCTTGAAAAGTATTACCACAAATGGGCTTGGCCTTGTGAATCCTGAGAAAGTTTTCAACTTTTATGATGAACTTCATTCTTATCTCGCATCAGCCGGTATTGATGGAGTCAAAGTTGATGTTCAGAACATTCTTGAAACTCTAGGGGCAGGCCATGGTGGAAGGGTGAAGCTTTCAAGAAAATACCATCAAGCATTAGAAGCGTCTATTGCTAGAAACTTTCCTGACAATGGTATTATTTCTTGTATGAGTCACAACACAGATGGTTTATACAGGTAAAAATTTGTGTCAGATCTGTCTGTTCAATAGTAGCTCTCGTTCTATCCTGTGAATTATTAACTTTAATGATATGGTATGGCCTTGAATTTTTTAGTGTGAAGCGGACAGCTGTTATAAGGGCATCAGATGATTTCTGGCCTAGAGATCCAGCATCCCACACAATTCATATTGCATCAGTTGCTTATAACACTGTTTTCCTCGGGGAGTTTATGCAGCCAGATTGGGATATGTTTCATGTAAGCAAGCAAACTCTAATCTATTAGTTTGAAATGTATTCACTTATagttcttttcatttttgcattttcgGATTCTTATTTTGGAATTGTTCCGAATGTTAGAGCCTGCACCCGATGGCTGAATATCATGGAGCAGCTCGTGCAGTCGGAGGATGTGCAATTTATGTTAGGTATGGTCTTCGGTTATGAAATTATGCCAGTTTCTGATGTGAAAATGATCAACCAGACAAAGGCAATTAATAATGGTGTATCTATATGTGATGCAGTGACAAGCCTGGGCAGCATGACTTCGATCTTCTGAAGAAGCTCGTACTTCCTGATGGCTCTATCTTGAGGGCTAAACTTCCAGGAAGACCAACAAGGGATTGCTTATTTTCTGATCCTGCCCGGGATGGGAAAAGGTTCGAAAAATATCTTGCCCGTTGATTCTTATCACCATTTTTTTGTGGTTTCGTTTTTTCAAAACAATGccgtttttcttatttaaatcTTGGTATTGTAGTCTTCTGAAGATATGGAATCTGAACGATTTTACTGGAGTTGTTGGGGTCTTCAATTGCCAGGGAGCTGGGTGGTGTAAGGTTGGGAAGACGAACCTCATCCATGACCTAGAGCCGGGAACAATGACTGGGGTTATTAGGGCTAAAGATGTTGCTTATCTGCCTAAGGTTGCAGATGATAAATGGTCTGGGGATGCTGTCATATTTTCTCATCTTGGTGGTATGTTTAGCATTTTGATTTGGCTCTTTTGTACACTCTGCATGTTTTATTAGTAGACCATATAGTTCTCAAGTAAACTAACCAAATTCATTGATATAAATTGCAGGAGAGGTGTCCTATCTTCCCAAGGATGCATCCATGCCGATAACGCTAAAATCCCGAGAGTACGAAGTTTTCACAGTGGTTCCTGTTAAGGAATTGTCCAGTGGTGGTGTAAAATTTGCTCCCATAGGCCTAATCAAGATGTTCAATTCTGGGGGAGCCATAAAAGAGTTTGAATCTAACACAAGTACAACAGTTGTTCTGAAAGTTTGCGGATCTGGCGTTTTTGGAGCCTATGCATCAACTCGACCCAAGAAGATAACAGTTGATTCAGAGGAAGTAGAGTTTGGATATGAAGACAAATCTGGTTTGGTTAGCATTGCTTTGAGAGTGCCAGAGAAAGAATTGCACCTTTGGAACATAACCATTGAGTTTTAAAGATCATATATATGAATTATGAGTTGTTGTATTATGAGTGTTCTGTTAGGAGCTTCTGTAGAAAAAAATGGTTGTAGCTTGTAGTTGTGTTGATTACACTGGGAGAGAAATGCAGTCTGCCATTACGCCTGCATGGCTTGTAGttgtattaattaaaattggaaGAGATGCAGTCTGCCATTGTTGCCTGCATGGCTTATAGTTGTATTCATCAAAATTGGGAGAGAAATGCAAGTTTCCATTTATTTATGAGCCTAAGGTTCCTTTTTCCCctaacccaacccaacccaatcTTAATGATCGTATAATTcacttttttctattttctgttgCACATATCTGTGATAATAtgaacacacacacacatacagaCACAAACAAGCAGGATCTAACTATATTACCAATAACTTTCTAGCTATCTCCTTATTACcaatcaaattattattattatgttggAGTGATGCAAGTTGACCAGCTTAACTGTTAAAGAAAATCGAAGGAAccattccaaaaacaaaaggctaGATCGAGTCCACAGATAGGTTTTGTAGGTTTGAGTTTGAGTGGCATTGCTTTATGCGCATCCAAGGAACCCTCACCGTCACTCTCATCTTCCAATTGGGCCAAATGTATCTTTCCAGCTAGTCTTGAGGGTCTTGTTTTGAGATGTGATGATGTATCAAAGAATGATGTAATGCCAGTTTAGCAGTAAATTGAATAGTAGACATATTTTAGGTATTCCTCTTTCGAGAGTAAATTCTTTTcctctattattattattgatgaTGTTGGTGAAGGCGGTAGGAGTGAAGAAGTTGTGTTTGTAACATATTCAGATGGGTGATGATGGTGTTTATTCCTTTTAACACGGTGTATGGTTTTCCTAGGCTTCCTTTccctttctatttttcttctagGGTTTGAAAACTTTTGTAATGGGGTGGCTTCATGAAGCAGAGGATTTATATAGTATAGCACAACCCCAAAATTCctaaaaaatgataaatttttgaatttttaatataatgtTTAAACAGtagagccgcgcggctatactcgtgaAATATATTCGTAAATTTAAAGAGTAttgccgtgcggctatacttaatattttaaaagtatagccatgcggctatactctttgaATATAAACGAATCTTTAAATCGTCAGCAGCGCGGCATAtttatagccgtgcggctgtactctttaaatattcgaatatttatATCGATGTAGGTCTCTCGTTGTGTCACCGTCACTCTCCTTCCATAACATAAGAAGCTTAAATATGAAGCCTAGTATTTCCGGTGAGCTAACTCCTGCACAGTATAGGCAAGAATGTTTCTCACTCCAAGTAATCTGAACCCACTCAATGCTATCGAGGGGTTGGGATGGACTTTGAAGAACTCATCTACTTCCTTAACCTTCTCGAATGAAGTCAACTGCAGAGGAAGGTAAATCCACCAAAAGTAAAGGCACAAGCATtgaacaaaatgaaaaggcatcagaacaaaacaaaaggccTCAAAGACAAGAACAAACGTTTCAAGATAAATGCGTAATACATTATAATTCACTTTTTTCAAGGGTTTTCATTTGAAGTATTTAGTTTTAATCACGGAAAGTGCTGTTCCCATTCTAAGCACTACGAGAAATACTTGTGTAGAACGAAAATAAGCCAATTACAGTATGCcaagtgaaaaaattatcacgCATTTACATACCGTGATTGGCCGGATATTATCACCGTTTCACACAATTTTTTCTGCAGCTGCCCCTTATCTCTTTGAGCTGAACATGCTTACAGACGTATGCTTTCTGAAACTACAGAGTTTCTAAACCTTATCCTGCATATCCGGCCGTTTGATATTTGATTGGAGCTACTATTTCCTGATCAAATTAATCAGTCAGAATGATTTAGCAGTTGATTACAGTTAACCACAAAAATTGATGCTAAAAGTGTCTTAATATAATTACTTTGTCTTTGTGTAATTGTTGCAGGGGTTTTGACTTTGTTGACTCGAATTGATGGGTCCTTCTCAAACAAATTCTAGAACAGACCTATCAACAAGAATTATCCATTTCACATGCAGCAGCAACCTACGTGTCACAGTACCCGTTGCCACCTGTCCCACATGAACTCCAACAGTTGCCACATAACATCAGAAATGAAACCAACACGTAACCAAAACCCCCATGCACCAAATATAAAACCATACTTTCATGTACAATTTCAAAAACTACACAGCCAAAAAGATCACAGCAAAggagcaaaaagaaaaagaaaaagcaaaacccAATGGAGGTTCATGGGAAGCAGCAGGCCTCAGGCACCAAGGTGGTCTTGGCAGCCATGGGAGGCTTGGCAATTGGAGGGTCGCTTGTGTTCTTGATGGGTTTGAGTTTCTTGGCCTCAGTGACGCTTCTGGTTTTGAGCTCACCTCTTCTGTTGATCTTCAGCCCTCTGCTGTTTTTTGctgggtttgtgtttgtgGGAGCGGCGGTTGGGTTTGCTGTGGCTGGAGCCATGGCCCTCACAGGCATGTCTACTTTGGGGTGGATTTTTGAGGAGCTTGGAGGCACAAGTCTTTTGGGATTTGGTGGTGGTCTGACCGAGAGATTGAAGGAACAAGGAAAAGATTGGGCTGGGCTCTTGCAGCATGGGAATGAGCAAGACATCAAGATCGCTAGTAGAGGCCAGAACTTATTAGTTGTGTAGATAGCTGTAGGTTTTCTTTGTCCCTGTCAAAGTTGCTCCAAATTCAATAAGATATATTCTCAGTGTTGAGTAATAATAAATGGAACGATTAACAATTTTCATGGGATGATTGGAAATGAACACCCCACAAAACAGATTGGAAAAATGAACCCTATACTGCATAGAATATGGCCACTTATAAGATGGTTCTAGATATCTGTAATATCCTCTAATTTCAAGACATGGATTTAGTGAAGTCGGTTTTGACTAGAGTATTAaagtataatattatttttattaaaataaaaaaaagggaattaattttgtcactttttttgtttgtttgttgaaaattattggaaattatatattcttattttattttttttcacttatgccttcttgttgaaattttggatgttatagaaaaattggattttataatataaaaaatataagggaatgtaagtggataaaatgGGTGgagaaaaatcaagaaaaaaaaatctaatttttctataaaaaatttaaatgccCTATAATATTGATTTATAGCATCCGACTCTCATCATATACTAAAACAAGTAAAATGGATCGGACCCATAGAGTTAGGTTGGGTAAAAAATCCTAACAAAACCGTAGGcctaaatttttaaaaagtttacaAATTTTTATCTAAAGTAAACCAAATAAGGGAAGAGTTTATATTCAAGTGTTTTCAAAATTGAGGTTCTaagttgaaaaaaagaaaaaaaaaagaaattgaagttcTAAGTTCAATTTTCCTCTCTCAATATgtagagaggaagaagataaaTCTTATGGTTCTAAATATCTAAACGTTCTATAAGAATTATCCTCAATAGTATCTTTACATAGTATTAAgatattcaaatttgaaagcaCTAGTTTGTAAATTAAgacctttttttattgaacTAAACCGCGTTTACACTTATTAACTTAAATATTAATACAAACTTTAAAGATCCCCgaaaaagattttatttttttatttttatctttacctatatttataaatcaaaCATATGGAGATGGGGTGAAGTGAAGGTACGGAATAGTGTCATACCTTATTACCGCCTATCGTTTAACAACTTAACTGTAGATACAAACACGACATGTCGTTTGCCTACACcaattgaatattttattgaaCGCGTTTGCGGAGACGGTGCGTTGACGTATCAACCAAAGTTATGCTTTACGAAACTGTCCGGTGAATGCAAGAGAAGAGAAGCAAGATCCAATCTTCCAACAGTTCATCGGAAGGacaagaaaacccaacaaacaataaagaaagaagaaaggcaGAGACTCAGAAATTCAATTTCTTTGCTAATAATAGCAACAATCAAGTACGTGATACATTC comes from Prunus dulcis chromosome 6, ALMONDv2, whole genome shotgun sequence and encodes:
- the LOC117631389 gene encoding probable galactinol--sucrose galactosyltransferase 1, which gives rise to MTVGAGICVEDGNLMVLGNKVLSDVHDNVVVTPASGGALTNGAFIGVQSDQIGSRRVFPIGKLDGLRFMCVFRFKLWWMTQRMGTSGQDVPFETQFLIAETKEGSDFGEGSKDGVDQSAVYTVFLPILEGDFRAVLQGNELNEIEICLESGDPAVDGFEGNHLVFVGAGSDPFGVITDSVKTVEKHLQTFSHRERKKMPDMLNWFGWCTWDAFYTDVTSEGLKQGLQSLEDGGVPPKFVIIDDGWQSVDMDSSGIGYEADNAANFANRLTNIKENHKFQKDGKEGHRVEDPALGLRHIVTEIKEKHALKYAYVWHAITGYWGGVRPGVTEMKHYDSKLSYPISSPGIESNEHCDALKSITTNGLGLVNPEKVFNFYDELHSYLASAGIDGVKVDVQNILETLGAGHGGRVKLSRKYHQALEASIARNFPDNGIISCMSHNTDGLYSVKRTAVIRASDDFWPRDPASHTIHIASVAYNTVFLGEFMQPDWDMFHSLHPMAEYHGAARAVGGCAIYVSDKPGQHDFDLLKKLVLPDGSILRAKLPGRPTRDCLFSDPARDGKSLLKIWNLNDFTGVVGVFNCQGAGWCKVGKTNLIHDLEPGTMTGVIRAKDVAYLPKVADDKWSGDAVIFSHLGGEVSYLPKDASMPITLKSREYEVFTVVPVKELSSGGVKFAPIGLIKMFNSGGAIKEFESNTSTTVVLKVCGSGVFGAYASTRPKKITVDSEEVEFGYEDKSGLVSIALRVPEKELHLWNITIEF
- the LOC117632625 gene encoding oleosin S1-2 encodes the protein MEVHGKQQASGTKVVLAAMGGLAIGGSLVFLMGLSFLASVTLLVLSSPLLLIFSPLLFFAGFVFVGAAVGFAVAGAMALTGMSTLGWIFEELGGTSLLGFGGGLTERLKEQGKDWAGLLQHGNEQDIKIASRGQNLLVV